The nucleotide window GATTCGTCCACGCGGTGGCGCTGCAATTCCTCGGCGGGGAGGTAGATGCGTCCGCGACGGGCGTCGGTGGGGACATCGCGGAGGATGTTGGTGAGCTGGAGGGCGCGACCGAGGCTGATGGCATACTCGCGGCAGCGGGGGTCGGTGTACCCGAAGATCTCGATGCTGAGGAGCCCCACGACGGAGGCGACCCGATAGCAGTAGTCGTCGAGTTCCGCGTGAGTCGGATACCGGTGGCGGGTGAGGTCCATTTCACAGCCGCGGATCAGTTCATCGAACAGGGCGAAGGGCAGCGCATATTGACGGATGACGGGCTGGAGTTCGCGGTTGACGGGGAAACGGGGTTCGCCGCCCTGGCAGGCGGTTCGGACGTCCTCACGCCAGGCCTGGAGCGCCCGGGCGCGTTCGTCCACGGGGCGGGCATCCTCATCGGCCACGTCGTCCACCTCCCGGCAGAAGGCATAGAGGCCCGCCATGCCGCGGCGACGGGCCTTGGGGAGGAGGATGAAGGCGAGCGCCAGGTTCGAACCGCTCGCGCGGGTGATGGCGGCGCTGGTCTCCATGCTCAGATGGAAGGTCCTTCCGCCGGGGGCGGTGGGACGGTGGAACCCGGCGCAGAGTCGGCCGCGCGCTTGGGAGGCAGCCCGCCGGCTTCGGCGAGGGTGGGATTGCGCGGGCGATGATCGCGTCGTCGCTTGCGTCGGCTGCGCCGCTTCCGGGGCGATTCCTCCTCCGCGCCCTCGTCATCCCCGGAACGGGCATCGCCGCCGGAAGCGGCCTGGGAAGCGGCCTGGGAAGCGTGGGAATGACGGTGCCGGCGTCGTTGCCGGGATCGGATGCCGAGGGCGATTCCGATGCCGAGGACGATGACGAGGGCCAAAATGACCCCGAGGACGATGAGAACATCCCCCGCCACCAGGGCGCCCGTTTTTGTTGCGGCGTTACCTCCTATGCTGTCCATGACTCAATTCGTGCCACGTCCACCCGACGGGGCCGCCTCTTCGTCGGCGGCGCCATCGGACTGGAGACCAAGGCGCTGCATGCGATAGCGCAGCGCGTGCCGGCTGATGCCGAGGGCCTCGGCGGCGCGGCCGAGGGTCCGATGGCGGTCGAGGGCGCGGGTGACGAGGTGGCGTTCGAAGTCGGCGAGAGCCTCTTCGAGGGGTCGATCGACGGGGGGATCGACCGGGACAGCCGGGGTGGCGGGCACCAGGCGGTTTTCGACGGCGAAATCCGGAAGGCTGGCGGGCTGCACCTCGGTTTTGGATTCCAGGATCACGGCCCTCTCGATGGCGTTACGCAATTCGCGCACGTTACCGGGCCATCGATGGCGGAGCAACGCTTGTTGCGCCGAAGGGGACAGGGTGCGGACGGATTTATTGAGGGCCGCGCTGTAGAGGTCCACGAAATGGCCGGCGAGCTGGAGGACATCCTCGCCCCGTTCACGGAGGGGCGGAGGGCGGAACTGGACCACGTTGAGGCGGTGAAAGAGGTCTTCGCGGAAGGCGCCTTCCCGGATGAGGGCGACGATGTCGCGGTTGGTGGCGGCGAGCACGCGGACATCGACGCGAAGTTCCTCGTTGCCGCCGACCCGGGTGAACGAGCCGTCCTCGAGGAAGCGGAGGAGCTTGGCCTGGAGCGAGCGGCTCATGTCGCCGATTTCGTCGAGGAACACCGTGCCTCCGTCGGCCTCCTCGACGCGGCCGCGTTTCTGGCGGACGGCGCCGGTGAAGGCGCCGCGTTCATGCCCGAAGAGTTCGCTCTCGAGGAGGGATTCGGGGATGGCCGCGCAGTTGATGCGGACGTAGGGGGCCTGGGCGCGGTCGCTCAGGCGGTGGAGGCAGCCGGCGATGAGTTCCTTGCCGGTACCGCTTTCGCCGAGGATGAGCACGGTGGCGCGGGTGGGGGCCACGGTGCGGATGAGCTGGCGAAGCTCCTGCATGCCCGGGGACCGGCCGATCAACTGGTCGAGGGAGAACCCGTGCGGGTCCCGCTGCCGCAGGGCGGTGTTCTCCCGGACCAGCCGGTGACGTTCGGCGCAGCGGGCGACGAGGTTGAGAAGTTCCTCCGGGGCGAACGGTTTGGCCAGGTAATCGAAGGCGCCGGAGCGGATCGCCTCGACCGCGAGACGGGGGGTGGCGTAGGCGGTGATCACGACCACCGGCACCTCGGGCCAGCGGGATCGCGCCTCCCGGAGCAGATCGTACCCGCTCATGCCGCCGAGGCGGGCGTCGGTGATCATCAGGAGCAGCTCGCGTTCCGCCAGCTCGGCAAGGGCCCGTTCCGCCGAATCCACGCAGACCACGGCATACCCCTCCGGGCGCAACACCTCCTCCAACGACGCCCGCATATTGGGCTCGTCGTCCACGACCAGGATGGGAGGCAGCGAGGGCATCAGGCACCCCCGGCCAGCGGGGCGCGACCGGGGAAGCGTATCCGGAAGCGCGCGCCCATGCCAGCCTCGGACTCCACTTGTACGCGCCCGCCGAACATCTCGACGTTCTGCTTCACGATGGCGAGACCGAGTCCGGTGCCGCCGGACTTGGTGGTGAAGTAGGCCTCGAAGATCCGATCGCGCGCCTCCTCGGGAATGCCGGGGCCGTTGTCTTCGACCGTCACCTCGATGGCCAGCCCCTCGATGTACCGGGTGCCCACGCGGACGACGCCCTCGCCGCCGAGGACGTCGCGGGCGTTCTTGAGGAGGTTGTCGAGGATCTCGCCGAAGGCGCGGCGGCTGAAGAGAAGAACCGGGAGCGGCGGGCGGTAGTCACGCTCGACGCAGATGCCGAAGGTCGATCCCGGGGGGAAGACCCTGACCAGGGCGGCCTCGATCTCCGCTGCGACATCGAGACGCTCGACGTGGGCCTCGGCAAGTTGGGCAAAGCCGACGAGTTCGGTGATGATCCGGTCGGAACGTTCCACCTCCTCGCGGATGATCTGCAACTGGCGTGCCTCGGGGTCCCCGGTCCTGGAAAGGGATCGCTGGAGGGCGAAGGCGGCGTTGTTGATGATGCCCAGCGGGTTCTTGATCTGGTGCGCGATCTCGGCGGCCAGGCGGCCGGCGGTGCGCCACTGTTCCTGGCGCAACTCGAACTCGGCGGCCTCCGCCTGGCGCCGGCGTTCGCGGTCGAGCAGGACCCGGAGATTGAAGGCAATGAACCCCAGGAGGACCAGCAGGCAGGTCCGCAGCAGGAACGTCTCGGTCGCCCGCGTCGCCTCGTCCGACTCATCCATCTGCAGGATCCAGAGGTCGAGGACCCCCGCGGCCACGTAGGCGGCGGCAGTGCACAGATTCAGGGAAAGCTGAAGCGTCGCCACCGGCATGCTCAGCGCATGGCGGACCACCAGCAGCGGAAACACCCAGAACAGCACGCTGTCGAAGCCATCCGTCACCAGCGTCAGGGACGACAGGAAGGCGGCGTCGAGCAGCGCGGCGACGAAGACGATCCATTGCATCGCCTTGAGCGGCATCCGGTCAAAAGCCCAGATCGGCAGGGCGAGGAAGGCGTTGATCAGACCATAGACGACAAAGAACCCCTGGAGCGCCCCGACCGCCTCGAGCGCCACTTCACTGGTGTGGGACAAGGCCTCGATGTTGAGGGAGAAGTAAAGAAACCATCCCACCGCCAGGAGCACCCCGCCCTTCACCGGCAATCCGATGTCCCGCTCCACCAGCCGGATCCGGCCCGCCGCCCGCGTCAGGTCGGGTTCCGGCGTCGCCAGCAGCCGCCAGACCGGCCGCCATCGTTGCAGCAACGCCTTCATCCGGAGCACAAGCCTTGCATCCGCCATGGCCGGGGGCAATCGGCATGCCAGGAGCCGGGCCATCGGAGGGACGAGCTCCGCGAGTCCTCAACCCAATGCTCCACACCCTTTCCCCCCTCCCCGGGAACTCGTACTCAGCCCGAAGGGCGGTACTCGTACTCGTCCTCGGACCCGCAGGCACACCCTTTTCGAGCGTCGCCTTGTGGCGGGTGCGATGGGTTCGATCGTGTTCGGACCTCCCGTTCCGCATGCGAACCGGGCAGGACGATTACGATTACGATTACGAGTACGATTACGGGTACGATTACGAGTACGGGACGAGTACGAGGCCTGCTGCGAAAGACTGAGGTGCGCTGGCAGGGCGGGGACGTGGGGGCCGGAGCCTGGGTCGGACCCTGTTGGGTGTGCGCGCTTTAGCGCGCTTTAGCGTGTCGGGGCGGATTTGGGAGGCTCACGCTGAAGCGTGTACACCCAACGGACGCTCCGAGTTCATCACCCTCGCTTCACTCCGGACGGACGAGCTCCGCGAATCCGCATTCCATCGCTCCCCTCCCCTGCGGCCTCGTGGAACTCGGCCCTCCGATTTCACCACCCTGCTTCACCTTTCGGAGGGACGAGCTCCGCGAGTCCTCAACCCAATGCTCCACACCCTTTCCCCCCTCCCCGGGAATTCGTACTCAGCCCGAAGGGCGGTACTCGCACTCGTCCTCGGACCCGCAGGCACACCCTTTTCGAGCGTCGCCTTGTGGCGGGTGCGATGGGCTTGATCATTCTCGAAGCTCCAATTCAGCGTGGGAACTGGGTAGGGGAATCACGATTAAGATTAAGATTAAGATTAAGATTACGAGGCCTGCTGCGAAAGACTGAGGTGCGCTGGCAGGGCGGGGACGTGGGGGGGGGCAGAGGCTGGGTCGGACTCTGTTGGGTGTGCACGCTTTAGCGTGTCGGGGCGGATTTGGGAGGCTTACGCTGAAGCGTGTACACCCAACGGACGCTCCGATTTCACCACCCTCACTTCACTCCGCGAGTTCTCAATCCATGGCACCCCTTCCTCGCCCCTCACGCCAGAATCGCGGCCACCCGGGCCACGATTCGATCGACGTCGATCATGCGTCCCACGCCCTCGTATCCGCAGGAGAGAAGGCCTTCGGCCGGACCCAGGAACTCGACGCCACGCGCGGCCAGCGTGGCGACGTGTCCCTGGGTCGCCGGGTGCTGCCACATCTTGCCGTTCATGGCCGGCGCCACCAGGACCGGCACCGCGGGGTCGAGGGCCAGCGCAAGGCTGCTCAGGGCGTCATCGGCCAGGCCCAGCGCCAGCCGGGCCAGCGTGTGCGCCGTGGCCGGGGCGACCAGGAGCAGGTCCGCCTCGTCGGCCAGCGCGATGTGGCGCGGGCGCCAGCCTTCGTCCTCGTCGTAGAGGCCGGTCACGACCGGGTGACGCGACAGGGTTCGGAAGGGGACGG belongs to Verrucomicrobiia bacterium and includes:
- a CDS encoding sigma-54-dependent Fis family transcriptional regulator; protein product: MMPSLPPILVVDDEPNMRASLEEVLRPEGYAVVCVDSAERALAELAERELLLMITDARLGGMSGYDLLREARSRWPEVPVVVITAYATPRLAVEAIRSGAFDYLAKPFAPEELLNLVARCAERHRLVRENTALRQRDPHGFSLDQLIGRSPGMQELRQLIRTVAPTRATVLILGESGTGKELIAGCLHRLSDRAQAPYVRINCAAIPESLLESELFGHERGAFTGAVRQKRGRVEEADGGTVFLDEIGDMSRSLQAKLLRFLEDGSFTRVGGNEELRVDVRVLAATNRDIVALIREGAFREDLFHRLNVVQFRPPPLRERGEDVLQLAGHFVDLYSAALNKSVRTLSPSAQQALLRHRWPGNVRELRNAIERAVILESKTEVQPASLPDFAVENRLVPATPAVPVDPPVDRPLEEALADFERHLVTRALDRHRTLGRAAEALGISRHALRYRMQRLGLQSDGAADEEAAPSGGRGTN
- the hpnD gene encoding presqualene diphosphate synthase HpnD; its protein translation is METSAAITRASGSNLALAFILLPKARRRGMAGLYAFCREVDDVADEDARPVDERARALQAWREDVRTACQGGEPRFPVNRELQPVIRQYALPFALFDELIRGCEMDLTRHRYPTHAELDDYCYRVASVVGLLSIEIFGYTDPRCREYAISLGRALQLTNILRDVPTDARRGRIYLPAEELQRHRVDESEILEGRYSDRYARVAEAVAVRARHFYSLARETLPAADRRSMVAAELMGSVYWRLLRKLESARFNVFGASPTRLSRWQKARLILRTWLRIRAGVMAPNYGTP
- a CDS encoding phosphopantothenoylcysteine decarboxylase, which codes for MNRPANIVLGVTGSIAAHKAVDLASQLTRNGHAVHVVMTAEAQRFVTPVPFRTLSRHPVVTGLYDEDEGWRPRHIALADEADLLLVAPATAHTLARLALGLADDALSSLALALDPAVPVLVAPAMNGKMWQHPATQGHVATLAARGVEFLGPAEGLLSCGYEGVGRMIDVDRIVARVAAILA